The genomic interval CGTGGCGCAGCACGGGCCGGTCGTGACGCTGGAAGTGCGTGACGATGGGCGCGGCTTTGACCCGGACGCCCAGGGGCGAGGCACGCTGGGGCAGCGCAGTATGCGGGAACGCGCGGCCGGCGCAGGTGGCACGTTGACGGTCCGCAGCGCGCCCGGTGGGGGCACGCAGGTGGTCCTGACCCTGCCGCGCCTGAACCCGGCAGAGACCGGCGCGCCTCTGGACCGGAGCGGCGCATGACCAGCCTTCCGCCGTCCCGGCCGCTGGCGCCCACCCTGCAGCGCATGGCGCTGGGCCTGGGCTTGTCGGCGCTGGGCGCCACGCTGTTCTGGCAGGGTGCCCCCCGCAGTCTCACGCCTGGGATGAGCGTGCAGGACACGCCGCTGAGTGTTCCGTTGGACGGTCCGCTGCCGCTGGACCTGGCCAGCAGCGCCGCCCTGACGCTGGAGGGGGACCGGGTGGATGTCACGGTGGCGCCACTGGAGCCCGGCAGCGCGCAGGTGGTGCGCGGGCGCGCCCACCACCGCGCCCGCAACGCCATTCAGGCGGACGTGGCGCGCGACGGCCGCCGCGTGACCGCCCGCGTGGCCCTGTCGGTGCAGCCCATCAACGCCGGTGTGATCCTGAACGGTCCTGAAGGCGTGCAGCACACGCTGGACTTGGCGCTGACCCGCCGGATTCCCCTGGCGCTGACGGCGAGCACCACCAGCGGCATGCAGATCCTGGACCTGACGCCCCTGCGGGTGCAGAACCTGACGCTGCGCAGCGTGAGCGGCGACCTGGCCCTGACCCTGCCGCAGCGGGAGACCGGGCCGGTGAGCGTCACGACCGGAAGCGGGCAGGTGAGTGTGACCGGGCCGGCCGGGAGCGTCCCGGCGGCGCTGCGCGTCAATACCCGCAGTGGCAGTCAGGCCCTGCATCTCGCCGGCGCCCGCACCCGGGACCTGAGTGTCGGCAGTGACAGCGGGGACGTGCGCCTGACGCTGCCGGGCGTGTCCGGGCGCGCGAGCGTCACAACCGGGAGTGGGAATGTCACGGTGACGGCCCTGCCCGGCACGCGCGGTAACCTCGACATCCGCACGCAGAGCGGTCAGGTGACGCTGCGTATTCCCCCGACCCTCAGCGCCCGCATCCGCTTCACGGACCGCGCGACCCTCACCCTGCCGCGCGGCGCCCGGCCCGATCCCAGCCCGGCACTCGACGTGTTCGTGGACGCGCCGCGCAGCAGTTTCACCCTGCCTGACCTGGAGGACACCCCATGACCCATCCTGATCTCCGTTCCGTTCGCGTGCTGCTTGTCGATGATCACGCCGTGGTCCGCCAGGGCCTTCGCCTCTTTCTGGGCCTGGACCCGCTGATCGACGTGATCGGCGAGGCCGCCAACGGCGAGGAGGCCCTGCACGCCGCGCAGACCCTGCGCCCGGAGGTGATCATCATGGACCTGATGATGCCAGTAATGGACGGCATCACCGCCACCCGCACCCTCAAGCGGCAGCACCCGGACATGGAGGTGATTGCCCTGACCAGCACCCTGGAGGAACACAAAGTGAACGGCGCCATTGAGGCCGGCGCCATCTCGTACATGCTCAAGGACGCCAGCAGCGACACCCTGGCGGACGCCATTCATGCCGCGGCCCGGGGGGAAGTGCGCCTGCACCCGGAAGCAGCCCGGCGTCTGGTGCGGGACTTCCGGGGCGGTGAGATGCGCGAGAGCCTCACGCCGAAGGAAACCATTGTCCTGCAACTGCTGGCGCACGGGTACAGCAACAAGGACATCGCGGCGGATCAGGGCGTCAGCGAAGCCACGGTGAAGACGCACGTGTCGCGCCTGCTCAGCAAACTTGGCCTGGACAGCCGCACCCAGGCGGCGCTGTACGCCCTGAAACACGGCATTGCCACGCTGGACGGCGTGGACGTCTAGGCGAGGCCGGACCGTGAAACGAGGAGTGGAGAGGCAGTGAATGCCTCTCCCTCTCGTTGGTCCGGTGGGGAGTCAGCCCAGGTCGTTCAGGGTGTCCGCCAGGTCCTTTTTCACGCAGGTGAACATAGGCGTGTCCTGCAGCGTGTAGTTGCTGGCCTCGGTGTAGCGCAGGCGGTGCACGAGGTCCACGAATTCCTGCGGATGGTCACTGTCGAAACTCACGACGAATTCCTGGTCGTCGATGCCGTAGGAGTAACTTGTGTTGATGCGCACGCCCTTGAATGGCCCTGACGCGTAGATGTGCTCGTCCATCATGCCCTGGCGGGACTGCGGGGTCAGGTCGTACCACGCCCGGGTCTTCACGAACGGGTAGATGAACAGAAACTGCCCCTGGCCCGGCAGAATCTCCAGGCCGTGCCCGCTGCCCTCCACGCGGTTGACGTACTGGCTGCGTTTGTTCATGGATACGAAGTTGTACGGCTGCGTGAGGTAGCCCATCAGGCGCGTGCGGTTCAGCCGGGCCTGCGCCTCCTGAAAGTCCCGCACGTCGAACGCAATGCGCCACAGCATGAAGTCCACGTCGGCGCGGACGCCCACCAGCGAGTACGGCCGCTGGATCAGGCCCTTTTCTGCCGGGGCGTCCTCCGTCCAGCCGGTCGCGGCGGCCAGGAACTCGGCTTTCAGTTCGTCGCGTTCGGCCTGGGGCAGGCGCCGGAAAGCGGGGTCCAATTTAAAGAACGCGTAGTTCAGGAACTGCCGGTTGGCGCGGTCCGGTTCCCGCTGCGTGACCTGCCCGCTCGGGTCAAGGTCCACCATCATTTTGGGGCGTCCACCGGCGGCGCCGGGGCGGCCGGCCGGGGCACCTTCGGGCTGCTGCGCGCCGGGGGCGGCCTGTTCGTGCTCGCTCACTGCGCCACCTCCTGACCGCGCAGGTCGTGCGTGAACCCGAAGTTCACGCGGTACATGGCCTGGATCTGCTCGTACTCCTCGCCGGTCAGGGGCGCGGCGCTGAAGGTTGCGGTGTACTCGCGCAGGCCCTCTTCGGAGTAGATGTTCGGCAGGATGCTGGCCATGGCGGGCGAGCGCAGCGTGAACTGAAGGGCCAGCTGTCCGATGGTCCGGTCCTGGCCGTCCACCACCGCTTCCCGCAGCTGCTCGACCTTCTTCAGGCCGTCTTCCATCCAGGCCTTCCGGCGGGCGTTGGTCGTCAGGCGCCAGTTGCGGTGATCACCGGGCTCGAACTCGGTGTCCATGCTCATGTAGCCTTCCAGCAGCCCCGACGCGTGCGGTACGCGCGCCATGACGCCCACGCCGACCTCCTCAGCGACGGGCAGGATCTGCTCTCCAAGGGCCTGTTCGAGCAGGTTGTAGATGATCTGCGTGGGGGCGCGGCGCTCGCGCACACTGGCGATCCCCTCCTCAATCTGCCGCTCGTGCTGCGCGGGCCCGAGCGCGGTGCCGTACGCCAGGATCAGCCCCTCGGTTCTGGCGCGGTCCAGTTCGGCCCACAGGTCGTCACGGAGGATGGCGTCCATGCGGGGATTGTGCAGCTGGTAGTAGTCGATGCGGTCGGTTCCCAGGCGCCTGAGGCTGCCTTCGAGCGCCCGGCGCAGGTGCGCCGGGGACCAGTCGTGGGGCCGTTCCTGCTGTCCGGGCCGGTCGGGGTGGTTGTAGATGTCGTACCCGAACTTCGTGCCGATCACGATCTGGTCGCGCACGTCACCCAGCGCCTCGCGCTGCAGCTCCTCAGCGCGCCCTGAAGCGTAGGTGTCGGCGTTGTCGAAGAACGTCACGCCCAGGTCGAAAGCCTGACGCAGCAGCCGTTTGCCCATCTGCTCGTCCTTCACGCCCCACCAGGTGGTGCCGACCGTCCACACCCCGAACCCCAGTGCGCTGACGGTCAGGTCGGTGCCCAGCAACTTGCGGTATTCCATGTTTGTCACTCTTCCACCCGGCCGCGGGGATGGATGACCCCGAACGACCGGTCAGACAGGACCGCGCTGACGGGCCGGCGTGGGAAACACCAGCCGGAAGGCC from Deinococcus taeanensis carries:
- a CDS encoding DUF4097 family beta strand repeat-containing protein, translated to MTSLPPSRPLAPTLQRMALGLGLSALGATLFWQGAPRSLTPGMSVQDTPLSVPLDGPLPLDLASSAALTLEGDRVDVTVAPLEPGSAQVVRGRAHHRARNAIQADVARDGRRVTARVALSVQPINAGVILNGPEGVQHTLDLALTRRIPLALTASTTSGMQILDLTPLRVQNLTLRSVSGDLALTLPQRETGPVSVTTGSGQVSVTGPAGSVPAALRVNTRSGSQALHLAGARTRDLSVGSDSGDVRLTLPGVSGRASVTTGSGNVTVTALPGTRGNLDIRTQSGQVTLRIPPTLSARIRFTDRATLTLPRGARPDPSPALDVFVDAPRSSFTLPDLEDTP
- a CDS encoding aldo/keto reductase; translated protein: MEYRKLLGTDLTVSALGFGVWTVGTTWWGVKDEQMGKRLLRQAFDLGVTFFDNADTYASGRAEELQREALGDVRDQIVIGTKFGYDIYNHPDRPGQQERPHDWSPAHLRRALEGSLRRLGTDRIDYYQLHNPRMDAILRDDLWAELDRARTEGLILAYGTALGPAQHERQIEEGIASVRERRAPTQIIYNLLEQALGEQILPVAEEVGVGVMARVPHASGLLEGYMSMDTEFEPGDHRNWRLTTNARRKAWMEDGLKKVEQLREAVVDGQDRTIGQLALQFTLRSPAMASILPNIYSEEGLREYTATFSAAPLTGEEYEQIQAMYRVNFGFTHDLRGQEVAQ
- a CDS encoding response regulator; its protein translation is MTHPDLRSVRVLLVDDHAVVRQGLRLFLGLDPLIDVIGEAANGEEALHAAQTLRPEVIIMDLMMPVMDGITATRTLKRQHPDMEVIALTSTLEEHKVNGAIEAGAISYMLKDASSDTLADAIHAAARGEVRLHPEAARRLVRDFRGGEMRESLTPKETIVLQLLAHGYSNKDIAADQGVSEATVKTHVSRLLSKLGLDSRTQAALYALKHGIATLDGVDV
- a CDS encoding chlorite dismutase family protein encodes the protein MMVDLDPSGQVTQREPDRANRQFLNYAFFKLDPAFRRLPQAERDELKAEFLAAATGWTEDAPAEKGLIQRPYSLVGVRADVDFMLWRIAFDVRDFQEAQARLNRTRLMGYLTQPYNFVSMNKRSQYVNRVEGSGHGLEILPGQGQFLFIYPFVKTRAWYDLTPQSRQGMMDEHIYASGPFKGVRINTSYSYGIDDQEFVVSFDSDHPQEFVDLVHRLRYTEASNYTLQDTPMFTCVKKDLADTLNDLG